In Sander lucioperca isolate FBNREF2018 chromosome 12, SLUC_FBN_1.2, whole genome shotgun sequence, one DNA window encodes the following:
- the znf740b gene encoding zinc finger protein 740b isoform X2, with the protein MALMQANNIPGQKRMVSPLGQGHRSSPESHQTHSQHSHNHHGHQVHHGQPHNSHMGHPSAGSCPPLLIRKDGDYHSSRMMDGKDMQANQNMQPKKKHKKSGSSSKVKVEHSIPPMDMDDDDSSLKVQKNFICDHCYGAFRSSYHLKRHILTHTGEKPFACDACDMRFIQRYHLDRHKRVHSGEKPYQCDRCNQNFSRTDRLLRHRRLCTVGMSKEENQYSQDTSAHPASWSPLQPSNNRLTV; encoded by the exons ATGGCCCTGATGCAAGCCAACAACATCCCAGGCCAGAAGAGGATGGTGTCCCCCTTGGGTCAAGGGCACAGGTCTAGTCCTGAGAGCCACCAAACCCACTCGCAGCACAGCCACAACCACCATGGACACCAGGTTCACCATGGACAACCCCACAACAGCCACATGGGCCATCCTTCAGCCGGGAGCTGTCCACCCCTG CTGATTCGAAAAGACGGGGATTATCACTCATCAAGAATGATGGATGGAAAGGACATGCAGGCAAACCAGAATATGCAACCCAAGAAGAAACACAAAAAATCAGGGTCATCCAGCAAAGTTAAAGTGGAG CATTCAATTCCACCAATGGATATGGACGACGACGACAGTTCCTTGAAAGTCCAGAAGAACTTCATCTGTGACCACTGCTATGGAGCTTTCCGGAGTAGCTACCACCTCAAGCGTCACATACTTACACATACAG gagagaagccatttGCTTGTGACGCATGTGATATGCGGTTCATTCAGCGTTACCACCTGGACAGACACAAGAGGGTGCACAGCGGAGAGAAGCCGTACCAGTGTGATCGCTGCAATCAG AACTTCTCACGGACAGACAGGCTACTGAGACACCGACGGCTATGTACAGTTGGGATGAGCAAAGAGGAGAACCAGTACTCACAGGACACATCTGCCCATCCAGCTTCCTGGAGCCCCCTACAGCCTTCCAACAACCGTCTGACTGTCTGA
- the copz1 gene encoding coatomer subunit zeta-1: MDSPILEPSLYTVKAVLILDNDGDRLYAKYYDDTYPTVKEQKAFEKNIFNKTHRTDSEIALLEGLTVVYKSNIDLFFYVIGSSHENELMLMAVLNCLFDSLSQMLRKNVERRALLENMEGLFLAVDEIVDGGVILESDPQQVVHRVALRGDDVPLTEQTVTQVLQSAKEQIKWSLLR; encoded by the exons ATGGATTCTCCCATACTG GAACCGTCCTTGTACACTGTCAAAGCAGTTCTGATTCTGGACAACGATGGAGACAGGCTTTATGCCAAG TATTATGATGATACGTACCCGACAGTCAAGGAGCAGAAGGCATTTGAGAAGAACATattcaacaaaacacacaggacGGACA GTGAGATAGCATTACTCGAAGGCCTTACTGTTGTCTACAAGAGCAACATAGACCTCTTCTTTTATGTGATTGGAAGTTCCCATGAAAATGAG CTTATGCTTATGGCTGTTCTAAACTGCCTTTTTGATTCGCTCAGTCAGATGTTGAG AAAGAATGTTGAGAGAAGAGCTTTGTTGGAGAATATGGAGGGACTCTTCCTGGCTGTGGATGAAATTGTAGATGGAGG GGTGATCCTGGAGAGTGACCCACAACAAGTTGTGCACCGTGTAGCTCTCAGA GGGGATGATGTGCCTTTGACAGAGCAAACAGTCACCCAG GTTCTTCAGTCTGCCAAAGAACAGATCAAGTGGTCACTTCTACGATAG
- the znf740b gene encoding zinc finger protein 740b isoform X1 encodes MTHHSNNSVRDHMKWAGLLGCEAVLSSMALMQANNIPGQKRMVSPLGQGHRSSPESHQTHSQHSHNHHGHQVHHGQPHNSHMGHPSAGSCPPLLIRKDGDYHSSRMMDGKDMQANQNMQPKKKHKKSGSSSKVKVEHSIPPMDMDDDDSSLKVQKNFICDHCYGAFRSSYHLKRHILTHTGEKPFACDACDMRFIQRYHLDRHKRVHSGEKPYQCDRCNQNFSRTDRLLRHRRLCTVGMSKEENQYSQDTSAHPASWSPLQPSNNRLTV; translated from the exons ATGACACACCATTCCAACAACTCTGTTCGAGACCATATGAAATGG GCTGGGTTGCTGGGCTGCGAGGCGGTGCTGTCCAGCATGGCCCTGATGCAAGCCAACAACATCCCAGGCCAGAAGAGGATGGTGTCCCCCTTGGGTCAAGGGCACAGGTCTAGTCCTGAGAGCCACCAAACCCACTCGCAGCACAGCCACAACCACCATGGACACCAGGTTCACCATGGACAACCCCACAACAGCCACATGGGCCATCCTTCAGCCGGGAGCTGTCCACCCCTG CTGATTCGAAAAGACGGGGATTATCACTCATCAAGAATGATGGATGGAAAGGACATGCAGGCAAACCAGAATATGCAACCCAAGAAGAAACACAAAAAATCAGGGTCATCCAGCAAAGTTAAAGTGGAG CATTCAATTCCACCAATGGATATGGACGACGACGACAGTTCCTTGAAAGTCCAGAAGAACTTCATCTGTGACCACTGCTATGGAGCTTTCCGGAGTAGCTACCACCTCAAGCGTCACATACTTACACATACAG gagagaagccatttGCTTGTGACGCATGTGATATGCGGTTCATTCAGCGTTACCACCTGGACAGACACAAGAGGGTGCACAGCGGAGAGAAGCCGTACCAGTGTGATCGCTGCAATCAG AACTTCTCACGGACAGACAGGCTACTGAGACACCGACGGCTATGTACAGTTGGGATGAGCAAAGAGGAGAACCAGTACTCACAGGACACATCTGCCCATCCAGCTTCCTGGAGCCCCCTACAGCCTTCCAACAACCGTCTGACTGTCTGA